The proteins below are encoded in one region of Pacificitalea manganoxidans:
- a CDS encoding potassium channel family protein, producing the protein MANSTRTFAVIGLGNFGGTVAKELVRFGNYVIGIDRDERIVSDFAEVLSHAVIVDSRDDAALREAGVGDCDVGLIAMGEDLESSVLSAMNLKLIGVGQVWAKAVSRTHHRILSRLGVDRVIHPEEDMGRHIAQMLHTPFVRDYVSLGNSFHVVNFALPERLEGTTLADLKLARRDLRCVGVMRGTEWLGDGLSCAQQLKPDDRILLLGRRADLRDFTSAI; encoded by the coding sequence ATGGCCAACAGCACTCGCACCTTCGCCGTCATCGGGCTTGGCAATTTCGGCGGCACCGTCGCCAAGGAACTGGTCCGCTTCGGCAATTACGTGATCGGCATCGACCGCGACGAACGCATCGTGTCGGATTTCGCCGAAGTGCTGAGCCATGCGGTGATCGTCGACAGCCGCGATGACGCGGCCCTGCGCGAGGCGGGCGTGGGCGATTGCGATGTCGGGCTGATCGCGATGGGCGAGGATCTAGAATCGAGCGTTCTGTCGGCGATGAACCTCAAACTCATCGGTGTCGGACAGGTCTGGGCCAAGGCGGTGAGCCGCACCCATCACCGCATCCTGTCGCGGCTGGGCGTGGACCGGGTGATCCACCCCGAAGAGGATATGGGCCGCCACATCGCACAGATGCTGCACACCCCGTTCGTGCGCGACTACGTCAGTCTCGGCAACAGTTTCCATGTGGTGAACTTTGCCCTGCCGGAGCGGCTGGAAGGCACGACGCTGGCGGATCTGAAGCTTGCCCGCCGGGATCTGCGCTGCGTCGGGGTGATGCGCGGCACCGAATGGCTGGGCGACGGGCTGAGCTGCGCGCAGCAACTAAAGCCCGACGACCGCATCCTGCTGCTGGGCCGCCGCGCCGACCTGCGCGATTTCACCTCTGCCATCTGA
- a CDS encoding replicative DNA helicase has product MTEIATLRSDATLPATSDSAPGAVPAPAEPSALPHNIEAEQQLLGAILTNNDIFDRVASVVGPQHFYDPVHARIFEVASARIAKNLQATPVTLKSFLEDDEGLKELGGPAYLARLAGAAIASFAARDYAQIIYDLAIRRELMALGRDISSKAANVDVASEPKEQIVEAEQRLYALGEEGKSESGFQSFLRAVTDAVNVANAAYQRDGGLAGVSTGLIDLDKKLGGLHKSDLLILAGRPSMGKTSLATNIAFNIAKAYRRGLLPDGSEGAVEGGVVGFYSLEMSAEQLAARILSEAAEVPSEQIRRGDMTEAEFRRFVEAAKSLESCPLYIDDTPALPISQLAARARRLKRTHGLDVLMVDYLQLVRAATAKDSRVNEVSEITQGLKAIAKELNIPVIALSQLSRQVENREDKRPQLSDLRESGSIEQDADVVMFVFREEYYKEREKPGDHDLEAMARWQEDMERLHGRAEVVIGKQRHGPIGSVDLSFEGRFTRFGNLVKPWQDGQGEQF; this is encoded by the coding sequence ATGACCGAGATCGCCACTCTTCGCAGCGACGCCACCCTGCCCGCCACATCCGACAGCGCCCCCGGCGCCGTGCCCGCCCCTGCCGAGCCTTCGGCCCTGCCTCACAATATCGAGGCGGAACAGCAGCTGCTGGGCGCGATCCTGACCAATAACGACATCTTTGACCGGGTCGCCTCGGTCGTGGGGCCGCAGCATTTCTACGATCCGGTGCATGCCCGCATCTTCGAGGTCGCCTCCGCCCGGATCGCCAAGAACCTGCAGGCGACGCCGGTGACGCTGAAATCCTTCCTCGAGGATGACGAGGGGCTGAAGGAACTGGGCGGTCCGGCCTATCTGGCCCGTCTGGCCGGGGCCGCCATCGCCAGCTTTGCCGCGCGCGACTATGCGCAAATCATCTATGACCTCGCCATCCGACGGGAACTGATGGCGCTGGGGCGGGATATCTCGTCCAAAGCCGCCAATGTCGATGTAGCTTCCGAGCCCAAGGAACAGATCGTCGAGGCCGAACAGCGGCTCTACGCCTTGGGCGAAGAGGGCAAATCCGAAAGCGGGTTCCAAAGTTTCCTGCGGGCCGTGACCGACGCCGTGAACGTGGCCAACGCCGCCTATCAGCGCGACGGCGGTCTGGCGGGGGTGTCCACGGGCCTGATCGATCTGGATAAAAAGCTGGGCGGGCTGCATAAATCCGACCTTCTGATCCTTGCCGGGCGCCCGTCGATGGGCAAAACCTCGCTGGCCACCAACATCGCGTTCAACATCGCCAAGGCCTATCGCCGCGGGCTACTGCCGGATGGCAGCGAGGGCGCGGTGGAGGGCGGCGTGGTCGGGTTCTACAGCCTTGAGATGAGCGCCGAACAGCTTGCCGCGCGGATCCTGTCCGAAGCCGCCGAGGTGCCATCCGAACAGATCCGCCGCGGTGACATGACCGAGGCGGAGTTCCGCCGTTTCGTCGAAGCCGCCAAATCGCTCGAAAGCTGCCCGCTTTATATCGACGACACGCCCGCTTTGCCGATCAGCCAGTTGGCGGCGCGGGCGCGTCGGTTGAAGCGGACCCACGGGCTCGATGTGTTGATGGTCGACTACCTGCAGCTGGTGCGCGCGGCGACGGCCAAGGACAGCCGCGTCAACGAGGTCTCGGAAATCACTCAGGGGCTCAAGGCCATCGCTAAAGAGCTTAACATCCCCGTCATCGCCCTGTCGCAGCTGTCGCGTCAGGTGGAAAACCGCGAAGACAAGCGTCCGCAGCTGTCGGACCTGCGCGAATCCGGCTCGATCGAGCAGGATGCGGATGTGGTGATGTTCGTGTTCCGCGAGGAATACTACAAAGAGCGCGAGAAGCCGGGCGATCACGATCTGGAAGCGATGGCGCGCTGGCAGGAGGACATGGAACGCCTGCATGGCCGCGCCGAGGTGGTGATCGGCAAGCAGCGTCACGGCCCTATCGGCAGCGTCGATCTGAGCTTCGAAGGTCGCTTCACCCGCTTCGGCAATCTGGTGAAACCGTGGCAGGACGGACAGGGCGAGCAGTTCTGA
- the coaD gene encoding pantetheine-phosphate adenylyltransferase — protein sequence MRIGLYPGTFDPITLGHRDIISRAARLVDRLVIGVAINRDKGPLFTLEERVQMVEAECVELAQRTGAEIIVHPFENLLIDCARDVGASVIIRGLRAVADFEYEYQMVGMNRRLDSSIETVFLMAEAQHQAIASKLVKEIARLDGDVSGFVPAAVRTALLKKLGKA from the coding sequence ATGCGCATCGGGCTTTATCCGGGGACATTCGACCCGATCACTCTGGGCCATCGCGATATTATTTCGCGCGCCGCGCGGCTGGTCGACCGGCTGGTGATCGGCGTGGCGATCAACCGGGACAAGGGCCCTCTCTTCACGCTGGAGGAGCGGGTGCAGATGGTCGAGGCCGAATGCGTCGAACTCGCTCAGCGCACCGGCGCCGAGATCATCGTGCATCCGTTCGAAAACCTGCTGATCGATTGCGCGCGCGATGTCGGCGCCAGCGTCATCATCCGGGGCCTGCGCGCGGTCGCGGATTTCGAATATGAATACCAGATGGTCGGGATGAACCGGCGGCTCGACAGTTCTATCGAGACGGTGTTTCTGATGGCCGAAGCCCAGCATCAGGCAATCGCGTCAAAACTCGTGAAGGAAATCGCGCGGCTCGACGGCGATGTCAGCGGCTTTGTTCCCGCCGCCGTGCGTACGGCCCTGCTGAAGAAGCTCGGAAAGGCGTGA
- a CDS encoding orotate phosphoribosyltransferase: protein MIPTTFPDRTEIARLAARMLLETRAVHFNAATPYILASGLPSPVYIDCRRLISFPRVRATLMDFLTVTVMRDAGFEAFDNIAGGETAGIPFAALVAERMGLPMTYVRKKPKGYGKGARIEGQMNEGQRVLLVEDLTTDGGSKLSFVDAIRETGATCADTAVIFYYGIFPETEQTLGDHGVALHYLTTWHDVLAEARRQASFDADTLAEVEAFLADPRGWQAAHAPN, encoded by the coding sequence ATGATCCCCACCACCTTCCCTGACCGCACCGAGATCGCACGCCTTGCCGCCCGCATGCTGCTGGAAACCCGCGCCGTGCATTTTAACGCGGCCACGCCCTATATTCTGGCCTCCGGCCTGCCGAGCCCTGTCTATATCGACTGTCGGCGGCTGATCTCCTTTCCGCGGGTGCGGGCGACGCTGATGGATTTCCTGACCGTGACGGTCATGCGCGACGCCGGGTTTGAGGCATTCGACAATATCGCGGGCGGTGAAACCGCGGGCATTCCCTTTGCCGCACTGGTGGCGGAGCGGATGGGCCTGCCCATGACCTATGTCCGAAAGAAGCCCAAAGGCTACGGCAAAGGCGCGCGCATCGAAGGGCAGATGAACGAGGGCCAGCGCGTGCTGCTGGTGGAGGATCTGACCACCGATGGCGGCTCGAAGCTGTCCTTCGTCGATGCGATCCGCGAAACCGGCGCAACCTGCGCCGACACGGCTGTGATTTTCTACTACGGGATTTTCCCCGAAACCGAACAGACGCTCGGCGATCACGGCGTGGCGCTGCACTATCTGACGACATGGCACGATGTGCTGGCCGAGGCCCGGCGGCAGGCGAGTTTCGACGCTGACACACTGGCCGAGGTGGAGGCCTTTCTCGCCGATCCGCGCGGTTGGCAGGCCGCGCACGCGCCGAACTGA
- a CDS encoding urease accessory protein UreD: MLDQTRQAADATGIAHTAAAMQRSRGRAHVGLIAGPGGRTRLADLHQSGCAKAFLPRIHAPEPEVVLLNTAGGLTGGDRLELSVDLGPRARATATTQTAERAYESLAHAEPACVNLSLTVAPGARLDWLPQETILFEGSALDRRTRIDLGADATILTCETLVLGRAAMGERLERLRLFDRREIYCEGRPLVIDPVRLDDSSLRSARRPAGLAGAVAWSTVIFAGPGVEDALDPARAALAPHLNDRLRAGVSAWDGRLTARVAAADGWPLRRALAALLTTLRGGAALPRVWQI, translated from the coding sequence ATGCTCGACCAGACCCGACAGGCCGCGGACGCGACCGGCATCGCCCACACCGCCGCCGCCATGCAGCGCAGCCGTGGCCGCGCCCATGTCGGATTGATCGCGGGTCCGGGCGGGCGGACACGGCTGGCGGATCTGCATCAATCAGGCTGTGCGAAAGCATTCCTGCCGCGCATCCACGCGCCAGAGCCCGAAGTCGTTTTGCTCAATACCGCAGGGGGGCTGACCGGGGGTGACAGGTTAGAGCTGTCCGTGGACCTCGGGCCCCGCGCACGGGCGACCGCGACGACCCAGACCGCCGAACGGGCCTATGAAAGCCTCGCCCATGCCGAGCCTGCCTGCGTAAACCTGTCGCTGACAGTGGCTCCGGGCGCGCGGCTCGATTGGCTGCCGCAGGAAACGATCCTGTTCGAAGGATCGGCACTGGACCGGCGCACCCGCATCGATCTGGGCGCTGACGCGACCATCCTGACCTGCGAAACGCTGGTGTTGGGCCGGGCTGCGATGGGGGAGCGGCTGGAACGGCTGCGCCTGTTCGACCGCCGCGAAATCTACTGCGAGGGCCGACCGCTTGTGATCGATCCGGTGCGGCTCGACGATAGCAGCCTGCGCAGCGCCCGCAGGCCCGCCGGGCTGGCAGGGGCAGTGGCATGGAGCACCGTGATATTTGCCGGGCCGGGGGTTGAGGATGCTCTGGACCCCGCCCGTGCCGCGCTTGCGCCCCATCTGAATGATCGGCTGCGCGCCGGGGTTTCGGCATGGGATGGCCGGTTGACCGCGCGCGTTGCCGCCGCTGACGGCTGGCCGCTGCGCCGGGCGCTTGCGGCGCTGCTCACCACATTGCGCGGCGGCGCAGCCTTGCCCCGCGTCTGGCAGATTTGA
- the pyrC gene encoding dihydroorotase — protein MTQSLTIRRPDDWHLHLRDGAMLEGVLPETTRHFGRAIIMPNLVPPVVRGDDARAYRDRILRALPEGATFEPLMTLYLTEETDPDDVAAAHASGLVHAVKLYPAGATTNSASGVRDFDRVAPVLEKMAEIGLPLCVHGEVTDGKIDIFDREAVFIDRILDPLRRRTPGLRVVMEHITTANACAYLAESDGDLGATVTTHHLMINRNHILAGGIKPHYYCLPVAKREVHREALVELVTSGNPHAFLGTDSAPHARDAKENACGCAGIFTAPVTLSCLAEVFDQAGKLDMLEDFAAVNGAAFYGKPQADTQVTLVKGDPIEIPEWVETGAGPVRVFDPGMPLHWRVAE, from the coding sequence ATGACCCAGAGCCTGACGATCCGCCGCCCCGATGACTGGCACCTGCATCTGCGCGATGGCGCAATGCTTGAAGGTGTGCTGCCCGAAACCACCCGCCATTTCGGTCGGGCTATCATCATGCCGAACCTCGTGCCCCCTGTGGTGCGTGGCGATGATGCCCGCGCGTATCGCGACCGTATCCTGCGCGCGCTGCCCGAAGGCGCGACGTTCGAGCCGTTGATGACGCTCTACCTGACCGAAGAGACAGACCCCGACGACGTTGCCGCCGCCCATGCCAGCGGCCTTGTCCACGCGGTGAAGCTGTATCCTGCCGGGGCCACGACCAATTCCGCCTCCGGCGTGCGCGATTTCGACCGGGTCGCCCCGGTGCTGGAAAAAATGGCCGAGATCGGTCTGCCGCTCTGCGTGCATGGCGAAGTGACCGACGGCAAGATCGACATTTTTGACCGCGAGGCGGTGTTCATCGACCGTATCCTCGACCCGCTGCGCCGGCGCACCCCCGGCCTGCGCGTGGTGATGGAACATATCACCACCGCCAATGCCTGCGCCTATCTGGCTGAAAGCGACGGGGATCTGGGGGCGACGGTGACGACGCATCACCTGATGATCAACCGCAACCATATCCTCGCGGGCGGGATCAAGCCGCATTATTACTGCCTGCCGGTGGCCAAGCGCGAAGTGCATCGCGAGGCGCTTGTGGAGCTTGTGACCTCGGGCAATCCGCATGCTTTCCTCGGCACTGACAGCGCACCGCATGCCCGCGATGCCAAGGAAAACGCCTGCGGCTGCGCCGGCATCTTCACCGCGCCCGTGACACTGTCCTGTCTGGCCGAAGTGTTCGATCAGGCGGGCAAGCTGGACATGCTGGAGGATTTCGCCGCCGTGAACGGCGCGGCGTTCTACGGCAAACCGCAGGCCGACACGCAGGTCACGCTGGTCAAGGGCGACCCGATCGAGATCCCTGAATGGGTGGAGACCGGCGCAGGCCCCGTGCGGGTGTTTGACCCCGGCATGCCGCTGCATTGGCGCGTGGCTGAATAA
- a CDS encoding Fur family transcriptional regulator gives MSETIQQRCAAKGLRMTGQRKVIAEVLEGSDDHPDAEELYARASARDPRISLATVYRTVKLFQERGILDRLEFGDGRARWEDARRDHHDHLIDETTGQVIEFVDEEIEALQEKIARKLGYRLTGHRMELFGVPLKKL, from the coding sequence ATGTCCGAGACTATTCAGCAACGCTGTGCAGCCAAGGGGCTGCGCATGACCGGCCAGCGCAAGGTCATCGCCGAGGTGCTGGAAGGCTCCGACGACCACCCCGATGCCGAAGAGCTTTACGCCCGAGCCAGTGCCCGCGATCCGCGCATCTCGCTTGCGACCGTTTACCGCACGGTAAAGCTGTTTCAGGAACGCGGCATTCTGGACCGGCTGGAATTCGGCGACGGGCGCGCCCGCTGGGAAGACGCGCGCCGCGACCATCATGACCACCTCATCGACGAAACCACCGGACAGGTGATCGAATTCGTGGATGAGGAAATCGAGGCCCTTCAGGAAAAGATCGCGCGCAAGCTGGGCTACCGGCTGACCGGCCACCGGATGGAGCTGTTCGGGGTGCCGCTAAAGAAGCTCTGA
- a CDS encoding TrkH family potassium uptake protein, whose product MPRIGRIRRAPQLDRRSPPGPLRLIGRRISHLPPPSVLALLYLTLVLIGAALLKLPMAHRAPLNWADAIFTSTSAVTVTGLAVVDTGGTFTPFGISVIAVLIQLGGLGLMSFAVLLLSALGVPIGMPHRIILREDLNQTSFANLMALVRLIVVISILAEALGALLLAFVFVPEAGLWPGLGQAVFHSISAFNNAGFALWPDSLTRYVGDPLVNLVVPGLFIIGGLGFIVIADLWEKRGWRKLTLHSKLMLVGTAILIVMGTVIFAGLEWRNPGTLGPLDWDAKLWASWFQAVSPRTAGFNTVDLAQAHDSTALMVMSMMLIGGGSTSTAGGIKVTTVAVLLLATVAFFRRTKDLQAYNRSLGPKEVLKVLALTTVSLLVVMTAIFAIAISHDGDFLDLAFEVTSAFGTTGLSRGSTAELDGVGRIVIMTLMFLGRVGPLTLGFFLATRSQPRVRYPEGQVYLG is encoded by the coding sequence ATGCCTCGCATCGGCCGAATTCGACGCGCGCCGCAACTGGACCGACGCAGCCCGCCGGGGCCGCTGCGCCTGATCGGTCGCCGCATCAGCCACCTGCCCCCGCCTTCGGTTCTGGCGCTGCTTTACCTGACGCTGGTGCTGATCGGGGCCGCGCTGCTGAAATTGCCAATGGCCCATCGCGCCCCGCTGAACTGGGCCGATGCGATTTTCACATCGACCTCCGCCGTCACGGTGACCGGGCTTGCGGTTGTCGATACTGGCGGCACCTTCACGCCCTTCGGGATCAGTGTGATCGCGGTGCTGATCCAATTGGGCGGGCTGGGCCTGATGAGCTTTGCGGTGCTGCTGTTGTCCGCGCTCGGCGTGCCGATCGGGATGCCGCACCGCATTATCCTGCGCGAGGACCTGAACCAGACGTCGTTCGCCAATCTGATGGCATTGGTGCGGCTGATCGTCGTGATTTCAATATTGGCCGAGGCGCTGGGTGCACTGCTTCTGGCATTCGTCTTTGTGCCCGAGGCAGGGCTGTGGCCGGGGCTGGGACAGGCGGTGTTCCATTCGATTTCCGCCTTCAACAATGCGGGATTTGCGCTCTGGCCCGATAGCCTGACCCGCTATGTCGGCGATCCGCTGGTCAATCTGGTGGTGCCGGGGCTGTTCATCATTGGCGGGTTGGGCTTCATCGTGATTGCCGATCTGTGGGAAAAGCGCGGCTGGCGGAAGCTGACCCTGCACAGCAAGCTGATGCTGGTCGGCACCGCCATCCTGATCGTCATGGGCACCGTGATTTTCGCAGGGCTGGAATGGCGCAATCCCGGCACGCTTGGCCCGCTCGACTGGGATGCAAAGCTCTGGGCAAGTTGGTTTCAGGCCGTGTCTCCCCGCACCGCTGGCTTCAACACCGTCGATCTGGCGCAGGCCCATGACAGCACCGCCCTGATGGTCATGTCGATGATGCTGATCGGGGGTGGGTCGACCTCCACCGCAGGCGGGATCAAGGTGACGACGGTCGCGGTGCTGCTGCTGGCCACGGTCGCGTTTTTCCGCCGGACCAAGGATTTGCAGGCCTATAATCGGTCGCTCGGCCCGAAAGAAGTGCTGAAGGTGCTGGCACTGACGACCGTAAGCCTGCTAGTGGTGATGACGGCGATCTTCGCCATAGCGATCAGCCATGACGGCGACTTTCTGGACCTCGCTTTTGAGGTCACTTCGGCCTTTGGGACCACGGGGTTGAGCCGGGGCAGCACGGCGGAGTTGGACGGTGTGGGACGGATCGTTATCATGACGCTGATGTTTCTGGGCCGGGTCGGTCCGCTGACGTTGGGCTTCTTCCTCGCAACCCGCAGCCAGCCCCGCGTTCGATACCCGGAAGGCCAAGTTTATCTGGGCTAG
- the eno gene encoding phosphopyruvate hydratase has translation MSTIIDIHAREILDSRGNPTVEVDVTLEDGTMGRAAVPSGASTGAHEAVERRDGDKSRYKGKGVLEAVAAVNGEIAEALVGFDATEQVAIDGTMIELDGTDNKARLGANAILGVSLATAKAAADFTGQPLFRYVGGTSARLLPVPMMNIINGGEHADNPIDIQEFMIMPVSATSIGEAVRMGSEVFHTLKAELSAAGHNTGIGDEGGFAPGLSSTREALDFILKSIEKAGYKPGEDIYLALDCASTEYYRDGKYEMKGEGASLSSDENVAYLQALCGDYPIISIEDGMSEDDWDGWKALTEALGDRVQLVGDDLFVTNPARLADGIARGCGNSMLVKVNQIGSLTETLKAVDMAHRARFTNVMSHRSGETEDATIADLAVATNCGQIKTGSLSRSDRLAKYNQLIRIEEMLGESAEYAGRSILKR, from the coding sequence ATGAGCACCATCATCGACATCCACGCCCGCGAAATCCTTGACAGCCGGGGCAATCCGACGGTCGAAGTGGACGTGACCCTGGAGGACGGCACCATGGGCCGCGCCGCCGTGCCCTCTGGCGCCTCGACCGGCGCGCATGAGGCGGTGGAGCGCCGCGATGGCGACAAATCCCGCTACAAGGGCAAGGGCGTGCTGGAAGCCGTCGCAGCCGTGAACGGTGAAATCGCCGAGGCGCTCGTCGGCTTTGACGCGACCGAGCAGGTCGCTATCGACGGCACCATGATCGAGCTTGACGGCACCGACAACAAGGCCCGGCTGGGCGCCAACGCGATCCTCGGGGTGAGCCTCGCCACCGCAAAGGCCGCCGCCGATTTCACCGGCCAGCCGCTGTTTCGGTATGTGGGCGGCACCTCCGCCCGGCTGCTGCCCGTGCCGATGATGAACATCATCAATGGCGGCGAACATGCCGACAACCCGATCGACATTCAGGAATTCATGATCATGCCGGTTTCCGCCACCTCGATCGGGGAAGCGGTGCGCATGGGCTCGGAAGTGTTCCACACACTGAAGGCTGAACTGTCCGCTGCGGGCCATAACACCGGCATCGGTGACGAAGGCGGCTTTGCCCCCGGTCTGAGCTCCACCCGCGAGGCGCTCGATTTCATCCTGAAATCCATCGAGAAGGCGGGCTACAAGCCGGGCGAGGATATCTATCTGGCGCTCGATTGTGCCTCGACCGAATATTACCGGGATGGCAAATACGAGATGAAGGGCGAAGGCGCGTCGCTCAGCTCTGACGAAAACGTGGCCTATCTGCAGGCGCTGTGTGGCGATTACCCGATCATCTCCATCGAAGACGGCATGTCCGAGGATGACTGGGACGGCTGGAAGGCGTTGACCGAGGCGCTTGGCGACCGGGTGCAGCTGGTGGGCGACGACCTGTTCGTCACCAATCCCGCCCGTCTGGCCGATGGCATCGCGCGCGGCTGCGGCAACTCCATGCTGGTAAAGGTGAACCAGATCGGGTCGCTGACCGAGACGCTGAAGGCCGTCGACATGGCCCATCGCGCGCGGTTCACCAACGTCATGTCGCACCGCTCGGGCGAGACCGAGGACGCGACCATCGCCGACCTCGCCGTCGCCACCAATTGCGGACAGATCAAGACCGGCTCGCTCAGCCGCTCGGACCGGCTGGCGAAATACAACCAGCTGATCCGGATCGAGGAAATGCTGGGCGAAAGCGCCGAATATGCCGGGCGCTCCATCCTGAAGCGCTGA
- a CDS encoding urease subunit gamma, whose amino-acid sequence MNLTPREKDKLLVSLAAMVARNRLERGVKLNHPEAIALITDYVVEGARDGRSVSDLMQAGAGVVTAAQCMDGIPEMIHEVQVEATFPDGTKLVTVHHPIR is encoded by the coding sequence ATGAACCTGACCCCCCGTGAGAAGGACAAGCTGCTGGTCAGCCTTGCCGCCATGGTGGCGCGCAATCGGCTGGAGCGGGGCGTGAAGCTCAATCACCCCGAAGCCATCGCCCTGATCACCGATTATGTGGTCGAAGGTGCGCGGGACGGGCGCTCCGTCTCGGACTTGATGCAGGCTGGCGCGGGCGTCGTCACGGCGGCGCAATGCATGGATGGCATCCCTGAGATGATCCACGAAGTGCAGGTCGAGGCGACGTTTCCCGACGGGACGAAGCTGGTCACCGTTCACCACCCCATCCGTTGA
- a CDS encoding PRC-barrel domain-containing protein, giving the protein MMKRFATLTSAVALGLTATAAMAEQHEPVNAETTMETEAQTDATVGTIDENAETDATANAAATSGEWDRAQLIRTRDITDGPVYAVDVDDADWADMSYSEVDAEWEQVGEIEDIVLDRSGQMVGVVAEVGGFLDIGDKHVIIPVENVRLVPVDDVEFALVTNHTEDELESMEDVDEGFWD; this is encoded by the coding sequence ATGATGAAACGCTTTGCCACCCTGACCAGCGCAGTTGCCCTTGGCCTCACCGCGACCGCCGCGATGGCCGAACAGCATGAGCCCGTAAATGCCGAAACGACGATGGAAACCGAGGCGCAGACCGACGCGACCGTGGGCACCATTGACGAGAATGCCGAAACCGACGCCACTGCAAATGCCGCTGCCACCAGCGGCGAATGGGATCGCGCACAGCTGATCCGCACCCGCGACATCACCGACGGTCCGGTTTACGCGGTCGACGTGGATGATGCCGACTGGGCCGACATGTCCTATTCCGAGGTTGATGCCGAATGGGAGCAGGTGGGCGAGATCGAAGACATCGTGCTCGACCGCTCCGGCCAGATGGTTGGCGTCGTGGCCGAAGTTGGTGGCTTCCTCGATATCGGTGACAAGCATGTCATCATTCCCGTCGAGAACGTGCGCCTCGTGCCCGTCGATGACGTCGAATTCGCGCTGGTGACCAACCACACCGAAGACGAACTGGAATCGATGGAAGATGTCGACGAAGGTTTCTGGGACTGA